From Struthio camelus isolate bStrCam1 chromosome 29, bStrCam1.hap1, whole genome shotgun sequence, a single genomic window includes:
- the LOC138062829 gene encoding olfactory receptor 14J1-like — translation MYNSSSLNEFLLLVFADTRELQLLHFSLFLGIYLAALLANGLIITAVACDHRLHTPMYFFLLNLALLDLASISSMIPKSMANSLRDTRAISYSACAAQIFLIAFFLSTEYSLLTVMAYDRYVAICRPLHYGTLMGTRACVRMAAAAWASGFLNALLHTANTFSIPLCQGNVLDQFFCEIPHVLKLSCSHSYLREVGLNVVSACLFLGCFVFIVLSYVQIFRAVLRMPSEQGRHKAFSMCLPHLAVVSLFLSSGMFTYMKPPSMSSPALDLVVAVLYSVVPPAVNPLLYSMRNKELKNALRKLI, via the coding sequence ATGtacaacagcagctccctcaatgagttcctcctcctggtgtttgcagacacacgggagctgcagctcttgcacttctcgctcttcctgggcatctacctggctgccctcctggccaacggcctcatcatcacagccgtagcctgcgaccaccgcctccacacccccatgtacttcttcctcctcaacctcgccctcctcgacctggcctccatctcttCCATgatccccaaatccatggccaactccctgagggacaccagggccatttcctactcagcatGTGCTGCCCAGATATTTTTGATTGCCTTTTTCCTGTCGactgagtattctctcctcacagtcatggcctacgaccgctacgttgccatctgcagacccctgcactacgggaccctcatgggcaccagagcttgtgtcaggatggcagcagccgcctgggccagtggttttctcaatgctctcctgcacactgccaacacattttccatccctctctgccaaggcaatgtcctggaccagttcttctgtgagattcctcatgttctcaagctctcctgctcacactcctacctcagggaagttgggcttAATGTGGTTAGTGCTTGTTTATTccttgggtgtttcgttttcattgtgctgtcctatgtgcagatcttcagagctgtgctgaggatgccctctgagcagggaaggcacaaagccttctccatgtgcctccctcacctggccgtggtctccctgttcCTCAGCAGTGGCATGTTTACCTAcatgaagcccccctccatgtcctccccagctctggatctggtggtggctgttctgtactcggtggtgcctccagcagtgaaccccctcctctacagcatgaggaacaaggagctcaagaatgcactgaggaaactgattTAA